Proteins from a single region of Bacteroidota bacterium:
- a CDS encoding PD40 domain-containing protein produces MKTKIFFLIQIILVTLSGVEAFSQKTAKQKIREGDEYFYNNDYASARKYYKDAWELDSSDATLAFRLGVSMYNLRQYKMQSLRYFEKAKAANPESKFYLGNLYHLNGDFQEAINMLTDYKNIEKKKIKDAEINSLIEKSKSAMEMTAHPVNVKIENMGSVINSEYPEYVPVISADESELIFTSRRAGSTGGLRDANGEFFEDIYVSYKKNGQWSSPEGISSLNTPTHDACVGLSPDGELLFLYKPSKDFRTGNLYFSTYAGNDWMAPIKLNYPVNMDNSIESSASLTADGNTLYFSSNRAGGFGKKDIYRVTRLSNGDWSKPMNLGSTINTPEDDDAPFIHPDGKILFFSSQGHKNMGGYDIFKSTYNKEEQKWSEPENLGCPINTPDDDIFFVLSVDGKRGYYSSARAGGYGESDIYTIYFPEENLNFSVMKGMVLSADSSKPIYAKITVKEKESEKLQGIYSTNPHTGKFVMIVPPEKNYSIDVEAISKKYDSFSEIISPGKTEEETKVIKLKAK; encoded by the coding sequence ATGAAAACAAAGATATTTTTTTTAATCCAAATTATTCTTGTCACGCTGAGCGGAGTCGAAGCGTTTTCCCAGAAAACCGCTAAGCAAAAAATCCGCGAAGGCGATGAATATTTTTATAACAACGATTATGCAAGTGCGCGGAAATATTACAAAGATGCGTGGGAACTGGATTCTTCCGATGCAACGCTTGCGTTCAGATTAGGAGTGAGCATGTATAATCTCAGGCAGTATAAAATGCAATCACTCCGCTATTTTGAAAAAGCAAAAGCCGCAAATCCCGAATCTAAATTTTATTTGGGAAATCTTTATCATCTCAACGGAGATTTTCAGGAAGCAATCAATATGCTCACCGATTATAAAAACATAGAGAAGAAAAAAATAAAAGATGCAGAAATAAATTCGCTCATTGAAAAATCAAAAAGCGCTATGGAAATGACTGCGCATCCCGTGAATGTGAAAATTGAAAATATGGGTTCTGTCATTAATTCTGAATATCCGGAATATGTTCCGGTAATTTCTGCCGATGAATCAGAATTGATTTTCACTTCGCGCAGAGCCGGAAGCACAGGCGGATTGCGCGATGCCAACGGAGAATTTTTTGAAGACATTTACGTGTCGTACAAAAAAAACGGGCAGTGGTCTTCGCCCGAAGGAATCAGTTCGCTCAACACGCCTACGCACGATGCCTGCGTGGGGCTTTCACCCGATGGCGAACTTCTTTTTCTCTACAAGCCGAGCAAAGATTTCCGCACAGGCAATTTATATTTTTCCACCTATGCGGGAAACGATTGGATGGCGCCCATCAAATTAAATTACCCGGTTAACATGGATAATTCCATAGAGTCCAGCGCTTCGCTTACTGCCGATGGCAACACGCTTTACTTTTCAAGCAACCGCGCGGGCGGATTCGGCAAAAAAGATATTTACCGTGTTACGCGCCTCTCGAACGGTGACTGGAGCAAGCCGATGAATTTGGGTTCAACTATCAATACGCCCGAAGACGATGACGCGCCTTTCATTCATCCCGATGGAAAAATTTTATTCTTCAGTTCGCAGGGGCACAAGAATATGGGCGGCTACGATATTTTTAAATCAACTTATAATAAGGAAGAACAAAAATGGTCGGAGCCGGAAAATCTCGGCTGCCCAATCAATACACCCGATGATGACATTTTTTTTGTTCTGTCGGTAGATGGCAAGCGCGGTTATTATTCTTCCGCGCGCGCAGGCGGCTATGGCGAAAGCGATATTTACACCATTTATTTCCCGGAAGAAAATCTGAATTTCTCTGTGATGAAAGGAATGGTGCTGAGCGCAGATTCTTCCAAACCCATTTATGCAAAAATAACTGTGAAGGAAAAAGAATCGGAAAAGTTGCAGGGCATTTACAGCACGAATCCGCACACAGGAAAGTTTGTAATGATTGTGCCTCCGGAAAAAAATTATTCGATAGACGTAGAAGCCATTTCAAAAAAGTATGATTCTTTTTCTGAAATAATTTCTCCCGGAAAAACTGAAGAAGAAACCAAAGTAATCAAACTGAAAGCGAAATGA
- a CDS encoding PorP/SprF family type IX secretion system membrane protein, with protein sequence MKKFLIYIFCFFAVLLSGKEKSFSQLMHFTQFYAAPTFLNPAFAGLGTCSRVNTNYRVQWPEIPGAFVTTLVSFDHQLFKNRTGLGFLFTNDKAGSGNLHSSSFAGQYSHQFLLGHGWSANAGAEAGYVIRDYNFSKFVFGDMIAYGTSVSVEQPNALRVHYLDLSSGVLFYNRRNWIGLSAHHMNMPNQAVISSDSRLPVLYSVHMGTKIPVGKKIDPNDNNPQESITPAFNYRHENKFDQADIGCYYARLPLVLGMWYRGIPLFKSYQRGYQNNDMISLIAGVAIDRFKFGYSYDVTISRLWKNTGGSHEISLSYQFCKQQPKKAFACPKF encoded by the coding sequence ATGAAAAAGTTTCTGATTTATATCTTTTGTTTTTTTGCCGTCCTGCTGAGCGGAAAAGAAAAAAGTTTCTCGCAGTTGATGCACTTCACACAGTTTTATGCCGCGCCAACTTTTCTTAATCCCGCTTTTGCCGGGCTTGGAACCTGCTCGCGCGTAAATACAAATTACCGCGTTCAATGGCCCGAAATTCCCGGAGCATTCGTTACCACGCTCGTTTCCTTCGACCATCAGCTTTTTAAAAACCGAACCGGTCTTGGATTTTTATTTACCAACGATAAAGCCGGAAGCGGAAATCTTCACTCCTCCTCTTTTGCCGGGCAGTACTCGCACCAGTTTTTACTCGGGCATGGATGGAGTGCGAATGCCGGTGCCGAAGCAGGATACGTGATTCGCGATTATAACTTTTCAAAATTTGTTTTTGGCGACATGATTGCGTATGGAACTTCCGTCTCGGTGGAACAGCCCAATGCGCTGCGTGTGCATTATCTTGATTTATCATCGGGAGTTTTATTTTACAACCGGAGAAACTGGATTGGGCTTTCTGCACATCACATGAACATGCCAAATCAGGCGGTGATAAGTTCGGATAGCCGCTTGCCGGTTTTATATTCGGTTCACATGGGAACAAAAATTCCTGTGGGGAAAAAAATTGACCCAAATGATAATAATCCGCAGGAAAGCATCACGCCTGCATTTAATTACCGCCATGAAAATAAATTTGACCAGGCAGATATCGGATGTTATTACGCCCGCCTTCCGCTCGTGCTCGGAATGTGGTACCGCGGCATTCCGCTTTTCAAATCCTATCAGCGCGGCTATCAGAATAATGATATGATTTCACTGATTGCCGGAGTTGCCATTGACCGTTTCAAGTTCGGTTATAGTTATGACGTAACTATTTCGCGCCTCTGGAAAAATACGGGCGGCTCGCATGAAATTTCTTTGTCCTACCAGTTCTGCAAGCAGCAGCCGAAAAAAGCATTTGCCTGCCCGAAGTTTTAG
- a CDS encoding T9SS type A sorting domain-containing protein — protein MSSQRKKTITAAMQPKKEECLPDRQAGNLTIDLSSQPKGIYFVKVQSESKIYTEKVEIQ, from the coding sequence ATGAGCAGCCAAAGAAAAAAAACAATAACAGCCGCTATGCAGCCGAAGAAGGAGGAATGCCTGCCTGACCGGCAGGCAGGGAATCTCACTATTGATTTGAGTTCCCAGCCCAAAGGAATTTATTTTGTGAAGGTGCAGAGCGAGAGCAAGATTTATACTGAAAAAGTGGAGATACAGTAA
- a CDS encoding PKD domain-containing protein: MQKFYRICFLIFLGIGSNNVFSQYKDLPNPPSDLQTIPQGSLVIPMDNAHQNLFLTYPFNLKAYGLVNQLLQNDIPVKWVIKAGKAKDGIDFSATVERVYPSFVAASLQDFRASEFIVDSFWVNNPSPTTGQTATQVISTFANQWKVAVYRLTTNTTVDVRYTLDHRPKIALFNNGGNEAIAETILDTAKFTNYVVISAGVFPGLAQCYTFCSEMHWKMTDADTVITQKVTDFVNQGGNFFAQCHAVEGGDNLEGYERNEKFQTTTGLKELGLGNASNEYYNPDLAFMQFEGLMQPNENGSGKNWTFHAGSSWNTGVYHAVSTQNSLDTVIATGSHLAPPDSIGGNVFYLGGHNYKPYTSLLQINAARLYLNAALIPSARPTAFTVNAGSNTTICQGNSITLGGSPTGPVGATYIWSPASSLNNNTSPNPIATPTSSTLYTVVADNGGCTSNGAVTISVSAPPTVTASQNNVSCFGGSNGTATVSVSGGTPAYTYSWSNGQTTSSATGLIAGNYSVTTTDAAGCTKTSTVAITQPAAPLSSSASQNNVSCFGGSNGSTTVSVSGGTTAYTYLWSNGQTTSSATGLIAGNYSVTVTDSKGCTTTSTFSITQPVAPLSSSASQTNVSCNGGSNATATATASGGTTAYTYSWSNGQTTSSATNLSAGNYSVTITDSKGCTTTNTFSITQPAAPLASSASQNNVSCFGGSNGSTTVSVSGGTTAYTYLWNNSQTTSTISNLIAGNYSVTITDANGCTTTNTFTITQPVSPLSSSASQNNVSCFGGSNASASVSVSGGTPNYSYAWSNGQTTSSATNLSAGNYSVTVTDSKGCTTTSTFSITQPVAPLSSSASQNNVSCNGGSNGNATATASGGTTAYTYLWSNGQTTSSATNLSAGNYSVTITDANGCTTTNTFSITQPVILSSSASQNNVSCFGGSNASASVSVSGGTPNYNYSWSNGNSTSAISNLIAGNYSITITDANGCTTTNTFSITQPVILSSSASQTNVSCNGGSNGTATVSASGGTPAYTYSWSNGQTTSTATGLIAGNYSVTVTDSKGCTTTNTFSISQPTILTSTVTQTGVSCFGGNNGTATATVSGGTPSYTYLWTNGQTTSTATGLIAGNYSVTITDANGCTTTSTFSITQPFAPLSSSASQNNVSCNGGNNGTANVSTSGGTPNYTYSWSTGATTSAISNLTAGNYSVTITDSKGCTITSTFSITQPGILIASASQTNVSCNGGSNGTATAMPAGGTSPYTYYWSNGQTTSTATGLLSGNYTVTVTDMNGCTITGVISITQPFILTAGASQTNVSCFGGNNGSATVSPSGGTPAYSYLWSNGQTTLSATNLSAGNYSVTVTDANGCTASQTVTITQPALLTAAVSQTNVSCFGGNNGIAAVSPSGGTPSYSYLWSNGQTTAFATGLPAGNYTVTVTDSKGCTTTATVSITQPALLTASVSAAAVSCFGGSNGTATVTASGGTISYTYLWNNGQTTSTATGLIAGNYSVTITDANGCTTTNTVSITQPAAPLSSTASQTNVSCNGGSNGTATVFVSGGTISYTYLWNNGQTTSTATNLSAGNYSVTITDANGCTTTNIFSITEPTLLTSTASQINTCSGSSNGSAVISPSGGTPAYTYLWSNGQTTQTATGLPAGNYSATITDANGCTTTTTITITLFPAVSFSASQTNVSCFGGSNGSAADSAFGGTSPFTYLWSSGQTTSAITGLTAGNYTATITDANGCTIANTITITEPLLLAASTSVTASGCSSCTGTSTANASGGTSPYNYLWNPTGQTTQTATGLCAGTYTYVVSDANGCTASQTVTITGQLTLLTNSQTNVSCNGGSNGTAAVTATGGLSPYTYLWSNGQTTSSATGLSAGTYTLTVIDVLGCSNTQTITITQPAVLASTAAQTNVCSGASTGIAAVSASGGTAPYSYLWSTGATTVFITGLSAGSYTVTTTDANGCSSTATVITIIPFPAVLSATSQTNVLCFGGSNGSATDSAFGGTPGFTYLWSSGQTTSAIAGLSAGNYIATITDTNGCTKTDTIFITQPAVLLPNTSQTNVSCFGGSNGTAAVAAAGGTPSYSYLWSNGATTSQITNLTSQIYSVTITDANGCTTTDTILITQPALLTSTVSQTNVSCNGGSDGTAAANASGGTSPYSYLWSNGQTTSSATNLSAGNYFVTITDTNGCVTIDSAFITQPPVLSAVTNSAPDTCLQGNGTATVSVSGGTPSYSYLWNNGQTDSTATGLLPGNYSVTITDANGCTFSTTVTVNYTGSAVANAGPDASICFGSSASLNASGGISYTWSPVNGLSNPNISNPTANPTVTTIYIVTVTASNGCAALDTVAVTVNPLPTANAGADATICFSDSTTLNASGGSAYVWSPASGLNNANISNPAASPSSATNYTVTVTDANGCTNTDDITVTVNPLAVVSLNYSIIDGCAVPASVTFMASSDIGVTYLWDFGDSTTASGDTVVHIYTTSGTYYATVTVITADGCSTIVVANPPITIYPHPVADFTTSPSVNPMTIFHNTIDFSNQSSGATSYYWAFGDGGNSNNTDPQHTYATIGDYVITLIATNQYGCTDTFRMKTTAEGDIIFPNAFTPNPNGPNGGGYSWYNLDNDVFFPYAAYVEDFNMQIFDRWGELIFETKDIKIGWDGYYRGKLCQQDVYVWKASVKFIDGRTLTKAGDVTLLR, from the coding sequence ATGCAAAAATTCTACAGAATATGTTTTCTGATTTTTTTAGGAATAGGGAGTAATAATGTATTTTCTCAATACAAAGATTTGCCCAATCCACCTTCCGATTTACAAACCATTCCGCAGGGCTCGCTGGTTATTCCAATGGATAACGCGCATCAGAATTTATTTCTCACCTATCCGTTTAATCTGAAAGCATACGGGCTGGTGAATCAACTTTTACAAAATGATATTCCCGTGAAGTGGGTGATAAAAGCCGGCAAAGCAAAAGACGGAATTGATTTTTCTGCAACGGTGGAAAGAGTTTATCCTTCTTTTGTTGCCGCTTCCTTACAGGATTTCCGCGCAAGTGAATTTATTGTTGACAGTTTTTGGGTAAATAATCCCTCGCCCACAACAGGACAAACCGCCACACAGGTTATATCCACATTCGCAAACCAATGGAAAGTGGCTGTGTATCGCCTCACAACGAATACCACAGTGGATGTCCGCTATACATTGGATCATCGCCCGAAAATTGCTCTCTTCAACAATGGCGGAAACGAAGCCATTGCCGAAACAATATTAGATACGGCAAAGTTTACAAACTATGTAGTGATTAGCGCAGGCGTTTTTCCAGGTCTGGCGCAGTGTTATACTTTTTGTTCTGAAATGCACTGGAAAATGACGGATGCAGATACCGTCATTACGCAAAAGGTTACGGACTTTGTAAATCAGGGAGGAAATTTTTTTGCGCAGTGCCATGCAGTAGAAGGAGGAGATAATCTGGAAGGATATGAACGCAATGAGAAATTTCAAACCACGACCGGATTGAAAGAATTAGGTCTTGGCAATGCTTCCAATGAGTATTACAATCCCGATTTGGCATTTATGCAGTTTGAAGGTTTGATGCAGCCCAACGAAAATGGTTCAGGAAAAAACTGGACATTCCATGCCGGCTCTTCGTGGAACACCGGTGTTTACCATGCTGTCAGCACACAAAATTCATTGGATACGGTGATTGCAACCGGCTCTCATCTTGCTCCTCCCGATTCCATAGGAGGAAATGTTTTTTATCTCGGTGGACACAATTACAAACCCTACACTTCGCTGCTGCAAATTAACGCAGCGCGCCTTTATCTCAATGCCGCTCTTATTCCTTCAGCAAGACCAACGGCTTTTACCGTTAATGCCGGAAGCAATACCACTATTTGTCAGGGCAACAGCATTACGCTTGGCGGTTCACCAACAGGTCCTGTCGGAGCAACCTATATATGGTCACCTGCCTCATCTCTGAACAACAACACCTCTCCAAATCCAATTGCCACGCCAACATCGTCCACACTTTATACGGTAGTTGCAGATAATGGCGGATGCACTTCTAACGGTGCGGTTACGATTAGTGTAAGCGCTCCGCCTACTGTAACTGCATCGCAAAATAATGTTTCTTGTTTCGGAGGAAGCAATGGCACGGCAACGGTTTCCGTATCGGGCGGAACACCTGCTTACACTTATTCGTGGAGCAACGGACAAACCACTTCATCGGCAACCGGATTGATTGCGGGAAATTATTCTGTCACCACCACCGATGCTGCCGGTTGTACAAAAACTTCTACGGTTGCCATAACGCAACCCGCTGCCCCGCTTTCTTCTTCTGCATCGCAAAATAATGTTTCCTGTTTCGGAGGCAGCAATGGTTCAACAACCGTTTCTGTTTCTGGCGGAACTACGGCTTATACTTATTTGTGGAGCAACGGACAAACCACTTCATCAGCAACAGGATTAATTGCCGGAAATTATTCTGTCACTGTTACGGATTCCAAAGGATGTACAACCACTTCAACTTTTTCCATCACACAGCCGGTTGCTCCGCTTTCATCTTCCGCTTCTCAAACAAATGTTTCGTGCAATGGAGGAAGTAATGCAACAGCAACTGCCACTGCTTCGGGCGGAACAACGGCTTATACTTATTCCTGGAGCAACGGGCAGACCACTTCATCGGCAACAAATTTATCAGCAGGAAATTATTCGGTAACGATTACCGATTCCAAAGGATGCACAACTACAAATACTTTTTCCATCACGCAGCCAGCCGCTCCGCTCGCTTCTTCCGCTTCGCAAAATAATGTTTCCTGTTTCGGTGGAAGCAATGGTTCAACAACCGTTTCTGTTTCTGGCGGAACAACGGCTTACACTTATCTGTGGAATAATTCTCAAACTACTTCAACCATTTCAAATCTCATTGCGGGAAATTATTCAGTAACCATTACCGATGCGAATGGATGCACCACTACCAATACATTCACCATCACGCAGCCCGTTTCTCCTTTGAGTTCTTCCGCTTCACAAAATAATGTTTCCTGTTTTGGTGGAAGCAACGCAAGCGCAAGCGTTTCTGTTTCGGGCGGAACTCCGAATTATTCATACGCATGGAGCAACGGGCAGACCACTTCATCGGCAACAAATTTATCGGCAGGAAATTATTCTGTCACTGTTACTGATTCAAAAGGATGTACAACCACTTCAACTTTTTCTATCACACAGCCAGTCGCTCCGCTTTCATCTTCCGCTTCGCAAAATAATGTTTCCTGCAATGGAGGAAGCAATGGAAATGCAACCGCCACTGCTTCTGGCGGAACAACAGCTTATACTTATTTGTGGAGCAACGGACAAACCACTTCATCGGCAACAAATTTATCGGCAGGAAATTATTCTGTTACAATCACCGATGCGAATGGATGCACCACCACAAATACTTTTTCCATCACTCAGCCGGTAATTTTATCTTCGTCTGCCTCGCAAAATAATGTTTCGTGTTTCGGTGGAAGCAACGCAAGTGCGAGCGTTTCTGTTTCTGGCGGAACTCCGAATTATAACTATTCGTGGAGCAACGGAAATTCCACTTCTGCAATTTCAAATCTCATAGCAGGAAATTATTCCATAACAATTACCGATGCCAATGGATGCACCACCACAAATACTTTTTCCATCACACAGCCGGTAATTTTATCTTCGTCCGCTTCGCAAACAAATGTTTCGTGCAACGGTGGCAGTAACGGAACCGCAACCGTTTCCGCTTCGGGCGGAACGCCTGCTTACACTTATTCGTGGAGTAATGGACAAACCACTTCAACCGCCACAGGATTAATTGCAGGAAATTATTCTGTCACTGTTACGGATTCCAAAGGTTGTACAACCACAAATACATTTTCAATCTCACAGCCAACTATACTTACATCCACCGTTACTCAAACGGGCGTTTCGTGTTTTGGAGGAAATAATGGCACAGCAACAGCAACAGTTTCCGGAGGAACTCCATCCTACACTTATTTATGGACGAACGGGCAAACTACATCCACAGCAACCGGATTGATTGCAGGAAATTATTCTGTAACGATTACGGATGCGAATGGATGTACCACCACTTCAACTTTCTCCATCACCCAGCCATTCGCTCCGCTTTCTTCTTCCGCTTCGCAAAATAATGTTTCGTGCAATGGAGGGAATAACGGAACAGCAAATGTTTCCACTTCGGGAGGAACACCGAATTATACTTATTCGTGGAGCACTGGCGCAACAACTTCTGCTATTTCAAATCTCACAGCAGGAAATTATTCGGTAACCATTACGGATTCCAAAGGATGCACAATCACTTCAACTTTTTCCATCACACAACCCGGTATTCTTATTGCAAGCGCTTCGCAAACCAATGTTTCGTGCAATGGAGGAAGCAATGGAACAGCAACCGCGATGCCCGCAGGAGGCACTTCGCCTTATACTTATTACTGGAGCAACGGGCAAACCACTTCCACTGCTACCGGACTTCTCTCGGGAAATTATACCGTAACAGTTACCGATATGAATGGGTGCACCATCACAGGGGTGATTTCCATCACGCAGCCATTCATTCTTACTGCTGGCGCTTCTCAAACAAATGTTTCCTGTTTCGGAGGAAACAACGGCTCGGCAACGGTTTCTCCTTCGGGCGGAACGCCTGCTTATTCTTATCTCTGGAGCAACGGACAAACCACTTTATCGGCAACAAATTTATCGGCAGGAAATTATTCCGTAACGGTTACCGATGCAAACGGATGCACTGCTTCTCAGACAGTAACCATCACTCAACCTGCACTGCTTACTGCTGCTGTTTCTCAGACAAATGTTTCCTGCTTCGGAGGAAATAATGGCATAGCCGCAGTTTCTCCTTCGGGCGGAACTCCATCTTACTCCTATCTCTGGAGCAACGGGCAAACCACTGCCTTTGCAACCGGATTGCCCGCAGGAAATTATACTGTTACTGTTACCGATTCTAAAGGATGCACAACCACTGCAACTGTTTCTATCACGCAACCCGCGCTGCTTACCGCTTCTGTTTCTGCCGCTGCTGTTTCCTGTTTCGGTGGAAGTAATGGAACAGCAACTGTCACTGCTTCGGGTGGAACAATATCTTATACTTATCTTTGGAATAACGGACAAACAACTTCTACTGCAACCGGGTTGATTGCCGGAAATTATTCTGTAACCATTACCGATGCGAATGGATGCACAACAACCAATACGGTTTCCATCACGCAGCCCGCGGCTCCGCTTTCATCCACCGCTTCGCAGACAAATGTTTCCTGCAACGGAGGAAGCAATGGAACAGCAACGGTTTTTGTTTCTGGCGGAACAATATCTTATACTTATCTCTGGAACAACGGGCAGACAACTTCAACGGCAACAAATTTATCAGCGGGAAATTATTCCGTAACGATTACCGATGCCAATGGATGCACCACAACAAATATTTTTTCCATCACCGAGCCAACGCTTCTTACTTCCACTGCTTCACAAATCAATACCTGCAGCGGCTCAAGTAATGGTTCGGCCGTGATTTCTCCTTCGGGCGGAACGCCTGCCTATACTTATTTGTGGAGCAACGGACAAACTACTCAAACGGCTACGGGATTGCCTGCAGGAAATTATTCAGCAACCATTACCGATGCCAATGGATGTACGACAACGACAACCATTACCATCACATTATTTCCTGCCGTATCATTCTCCGCTTCTCAAACAAATGTTTCTTGTTTCGGAGGAAGCAATGGTTCAGCAGCGGACTCTGCTTTTGGCGGCACCTCTCCTTTTACTTATCTCTGGAGCAGCGGACAAACAACTTCTGCCATCACAGGATTGACTGCGGGTAATTACACGGCAACCATCACCGATGCCAACGGCTGCACGATTGCAAATACGATAACGATTACTGAGCCCCTTCTCTTAGCAGCATCCACCAGTGTAACAGCATCGGGATGTTCTTCCTGCACAGGAACATCCACTGCAAATGCATCGGGAGGAACTTCTCCTTATAATTATTTATGGAATCCAACGGGGCAGACCACACAAACGGCAACAGGACTGTGCGCGGGAACTTATACTTATGTGGTCAGCGATGCGAACGGATGCACCGCTTCTCAAACGGTTACCATTACCGGGCAATTAACACTTCTGACCAATTCTCAGACAAATGTTTCGTGTAACGGAGGAAGCAATGGAACAGCGGCAGTAACAGCCACCGGAGGTCTTTCGCCTTACACTTATTTGTGGAGCAACGGACAGACCACTTCTTCGGCAACAGGACTTTCTGCAGGCACCTACACCTTAACAGTTATTGATGTATTGGGATGCAGCAATACGCAAACAATTACTATTACGCAGCCCGCTGTCCTCGCTTCCACTGCCGCGCAAACGAATGTATGCAGCGGTGCAAGCACCGGCATAGCAGCGGTTTCTGCTTCGGGCGGAACTGCGCCCTACTCTTATTTGTGGAGCACAGGAGCAACCACTGTTTTCATCACGGGATTGTCAGCGGGAAGTTATACCGTTACGACCACCGATGCCAACGGCTGTTCATCCACGGCAACCGTCATTACCATTATACCATTTCCTGCTGTGTTATCCGCCACTTCTCAGACGAATGTTTTATGTTTTGGAGGAAGCAATGGTTCGGCAACGGATTCTGCTTTTGGCGGGACACCGGGTTTTACTTATCTCTGGAGCAGCGGGCAAACTACTTCTGCTATTGCGGGATTATCAGCGGGAAATTACATAGCAACCATCACCGATACAAATGGCTGCACGAAAACAGATACCATTTTCATCACGCAGCCCGCTGTTCTCCTTCCCAATACTTCGCAGACAAATGTTTCTTGTTTCGGAGGGAGCAATGGAACAGCGGCAGTGGCAGCGGCAGGAGGCACGCCATCGTATTCTTATCTATGGAGCAATGGTGCGACAACTTCTCAAATCACAAATCTCACTTCTCAAATCTATTCCGTAACTATTACTGATGCGAATGGCTGCACAACAACGGATACAATTTTAATTACTCAACCCGCTCTTCTCACCTCCACCGTTTCGCAAACAAATGTTTCGTGCAATGGAGGAAGCGATGGAACAGCAGCAGCAAATGCAAGCGGAGGAACTTCTCCCTATTCTTATCTATGGAGTAATGGACAAACCACTTCATCGGCAACAAATTTATCAGCAGGAAATTATTTTGTTACAATTACGGATACAAACGGATGCGTGACTATTGATTCGGCATTCATTACACAGCCGCCAGTTCTCAGCGCGGTTACAAATTCCGCGCCCGACACTTGCCTGCAGGGGAATGGAACAGCAACCGTTTCTGTTTCGGGTGGAACACCTTCTTATTCTTATTTGTGGAACAACGGACAAACTGATTCCACCGCTACCGGACTTTTGCCGGGAAATTATTCGGTTACGATTACGGATGCTAACGGCTGCACTTTTTCAACTACGGTAACGGTTAATTACACGGGCAGCGCTGTGGCAAATGCCGGTCCCGATGCGAGTATTTGTTTTGGCAGTTCCGCTTCTTTGAATGCAAGCGGAGGAATTAGTTACACCTGGTCGCCAGTCAACGGATTGAGCAATCCGAACATTTCTAATCCAACAGCAAATCCAACCGTAACCACTATTTACATTGTTACCGTTACCGCTTCAAACGGCTGCGCAGCGTTGGATACCGTTGCAGTAACAGTGAACCCGCTGCCCACAGCGAATGCCGGTGCCGATGCGACCATTTGTTTTTCCGACAGCACTACGCTTAACGCAAGCGGTGGCAGCGCTTATGTATGGTCACCCGCAAGCGGATTAAACAATGCGAACATTTCTAATCCTGCCGCGTCTCCTTCGTCTGCTACAAACTATACTGTTACGGTTACGGATGCAAACGGATGCACCAACACGGATGATATTACGGTTACTGTAAATCCTTTGGCAGTGGTCTCTCTGAATTACAGTATTATAGATGGCTGCGCGGTGCCCGCCTCAGTAACTTTTATGGCGTCCAGCGATATTGGTGTTACTTACCTCTGGGATTTTGGAGACAGCACCACTGCATCGGGAGATACCGTGGTTCACATCTACACAACTTCCGGAACTTATTATGCAACCGTTACAGTCATCACGGCTGATGGCTGTTCAACCATTGTGGTAGCAAACCCTCCCATCACTATTTATCCACACCCGGTGGCCGACTTTACAACAAGTCCTTCGGTTAATCCGATGACCATCTTTCATAACACGATTGACTTCAGCAATCAATCCTCTGGCGCCACGAGTTATTATTGGGCGTTTGGAGATGGAGGCAATTCCAACAATACAGACCCTCAACATACTTATGCAACCATCGGAGATTATGTAATTACGCTCATCGCCACGAATCAGTATGGCTGCACGGACACATTCCGGATGAAGACCACCGCAGAAGGCGATATTATCTTTCCCAACGCATTTACTCCAAATCCGAACGGACCTAACGGAGGAGGATACAGTTGGTATAATCTTGACAACGATGTGTTCTTCCCGTATGCCGCGTATGTGGAGGATTTCAATATGCAGATTTTTGACCGATGGGGAGAACTGATTTTTGAAACCAAGGATATTAAAATTGGATGGGACGGATATTACCGCGGAAAACTTTGCCAGCAGGATGTGTATGTTTGGAAGGCATCTGTAAAATTTATTGACGGAAGAACTTTAACTAAAGCAGGCGATGTAACTTTATTACGATAA